One Sodalis praecaptivus DNA segment encodes these proteins:
- a CDS encoding MFS transporter, giving the protein MSLLLTTAHVATLADGHSATGERHVIRSASDVSSLVNHHTDNRSHASIIIAIALGGVFLDAYDLGALAFGIKDVAREFNLTPAATGMVASAITFGAIVGAFFGGYLTDKIGRYRVFMADMLFFVLAALACAFAPNEWVLTAARFVMGLGVGIDLPVAMAFLAEFSRLRGRGNKAASIAMWCPTWYAAISVSYLLVLLLYGVLPEGHTAWLWRLILGFGAVPALVIIAIRSRYMSESPVWAANQGDLAGAAKILRHSYGINAEVATDAPAPQINRRAKAGLRNYAALLRGVYLRRTVLATLIAVASSFAYNAVAFGLPVILSSFLEQSMLSTILFSLALNLLFAFVGGLLAVRFVPRFGAWPMTVLGYALQLLSLIGLALIGRPHDGIQAGLAIAMLALFLFGQGVGPGSHSMTFASLSYPTSLRGVGVGFNQTLMRASSTLSLFLFPVLTALLGTGVFWVIALAPLAGLLALLTLRWEPSGYDVDAEDFASPSTAAAG; this is encoded by the coding sequence ATGTCTTTACTTCTCACTACGGCGCATGTCGCCACGTTGGCCGATGGCCATAGCGCCACCGGCGAGCGGCATGTGATTCGCAGCGCCAGCGATGTTTCTAGCCTGGTCAATCATCACACCGATAATCGTTCCCATGCCTCCATCATTATTGCCATCGCGCTCGGCGGCGTGTTTCTCGATGCCTACGATCTCGGTGCGCTGGCGTTCGGCATCAAGGACGTGGCGCGAGAGTTCAACCTGACTCCGGCCGCCACCGGCATGGTGGCATCGGCCATTACGTTTGGCGCTATCGTCGGCGCGTTCTTCGGCGGTTATCTGACCGATAAAATTGGCCGCTATCGGGTATTCATGGCGGACATGCTGTTTTTTGTGCTGGCGGCGCTGGCCTGCGCCTTCGCCCCCAATGAATGGGTACTCACCGCGGCACGCTTTGTGATGGGCCTGGGCGTGGGGATTGATTTGCCGGTGGCGATGGCGTTTTTGGCAGAGTTTTCCCGCCTGCGCGGACGGGGTAACAAAGCCGCCAGCATTGCCATGTGGTGCCCCACCTGGTATGCCGCTATCAGCGTTTCCTATCTTCTGGTGTTGTTGCTGTACGGGGTACTGCCGGAAGGGCATACCGCTTGGCTATGGCGGCTGATCCTCGGCTTCGGCGCCGTACCGGCGCTGGTGATTATCGCCATCCGTAGCCGCTATATGAGCGAATCGCCCGTCTGGGCCGCTAACCAGGGCGATTTGGCCGGGGCGGCGAAAATCTTGCGCCATTCCTACGGAATCAATGCCGAGGTGGCAACGGACGCACCGGCGCCGCAGATCAACCGCCGCGCCAAAGCCGGTTTGCGCAATTACGCCGCGCTGCTGCGTGGCGTTTACCTGCGGCGGACGGTGCTTGCCACCCTTATCGCCGTGGCCTCCTCGTTTGCTTATAATGCGGTGGCGTTTGGTCTACCGGTCATCCTCAGCAGTTTCCTCGAGCAGTCCATGCTGAGCACCATTCTGTTCTCGCTGGCGCTGAATCTCCTGTTCGCGTTTGTCGGCGGGCTGCTTGCGGTGCGTTTTGTCCCCCGCTTCGGCGCCTGGCCCATGACCGTGCTGGGCTATGCTCTACAGCTATTGTCGCTCATCGGGCTGGCGCTTATCGGCCGTCCCCACGATGGCATTCAGGCCGGTCTCGCCATCGCCATGCTGGCGTTGTTCCTGTTCGGACAAGGGGTCGGCCCCGGTTCGCACAGCATGACGTTCGCCTCGCTAAGCTACCCCACCTCGCTGCGCGGCGTGGGTGTCGGCTTTAACCAGACGCTGATGCGTGCCAGTTCAACGCTGTCGCTGTTTTTGTTCCCGGTACTCACGGCGCTGCTCGGCACCGGCGTTTTCTGGGTAATTGCGCTGGCGCCGCTGGCGGGCCTACTTGCCTTGCTGACCCTTCGCTGGGAGCCGTCGGGCTATGATGTGGATGCGGAAGATTTCGCGTCGCCGTCCACCGCCGCTGCGGGATAA
- the yfaE gene encoding class I ribonucleotide reductase maintenance protein YfaE — protein sequence MAQPVIHLRQHGSALSCGGAHRSLLDALEAHQVPVEFQCRSGYCGACRLRLLAGEVKYHQEPLAFVGRGEILPCCCLPVDDIELEL from the coding sequence ATGGCCCAGCCTGTTATCCACCTGCGCCAACACGGCTCAGCGCTTTCCTGCGGCGGGGCGCATCGTTCGCTGCTGGACGCGCTGGAGGCGCATCAGGTGCCGGTGGAATTCCAGTGCCGCTCCGGCTACTGCGGCGCCTGTCGCCTGCGCCTGCTGGCGGGAGAAGTGAAATACCACCAGGAGCCGCTGGCGTTTGTCGGCCGCGGGGAAATTCTGCCCTGCTGCTGCCTGCCGGTCGACGATATCGAGCTGGAGTTGTAG
- the nrdB gene encoding class Ia ribonucleoside-diphosphate reductase subunit beta: MAYTTFSQIKNNQLLEPMFFGQSVNVARFDQQKYDIFEKLIEKQLSFFWRPEEVDVSRDRIDYQALPEHEKHIFISNLKYQTLLDSIQGRSPNVALLPLISIPELETWVETWAFSETIHSRSYTHIIRNIVNDPSLVFDDIVTNEEILKRAKDISGYYDGLIELTSYYHLLGEGTHQVNGKTVVVNLHELKKKLYLCLMSVNALEAIRFYVSFACSFAFAERELMEGNAKIIRLIARDEALHLTGTQHMLNLMRSGEDDPEMAEIARECQQESYDLFLLAAQQEKDWASYLFRDGSMIGLNKDILCQYVEYITNIRMQAVGLDLPFTTRSNPIPWINSWLVSDNVQVAPQEVEVSSYLVGQIDAEVNSDDLSDFQL, translated from the coding sequence ATGGCCTATACCACGTTTTCACAAATTAAAAATAACCAACTGCTGGAGCCGATGTTTTTCGGTCAGTCGGTGAATGTCGCCCGTTTCGATCAGCAGAAATACGACATTTTTGAGAAGCTGATTGAGAAACAATTGTCGTTCTTCTGGCGTCCGGAAGAAGTGGATGTATCGCGCGATCGCATCGACTATCAAGCGCTGCCGGAGCACGAAAAACATATTTTTATCAGCAATCTCAAGTACCAGACGCTGCTGGATTCCATCCAGGGCCGCAGCCCCAATGTCGCGCTGCTGCCGCTGATTTCAATACCGGAATTGGAAACCTGGGTGGAAACCTGGGCGTTTTCAGAAACTATCCATTCACGCTCCTACACCCACATTATCCGCAACATCGTCAACGATCCGTCGCTGGTGTTCGACGATATCGTCACCAATGAGGAGATCCTGAAACGCGCCAAGGATATTTCCGGCTATTACGACGGTCTTATCGAGCTGACCAGCTATTATCATCTGCTGGGGGAAGGCACGCACCAGGTCAACGGCAAAACGGTGGTGGTAAATCTGCATGAGCTTAAGAAAAAGCTCTATTTGTGCCTGATGAGCGTCAACGCGCTGGAGGCGATCCGATTCTACGTCAGTTTTGCCTGCTCGTTCGCCTTCGCCGAGCGCGAATTGATGGAGGGCAACGCCAAAATCATTCGCCTCATCGCCCGCGACGAAGCGCTGCACCTGACCGGCACCCAGCATATGCTTAACCTGATGCGCTCCGGCGAGGACGATCCCGAAATGGCCGAGATTGCGCGCGAATGTCAGCAGGAAAGCTATGATCTGTTCTTGCTGGCGGCGCAACAGGAGAAAGACTGGGCGAGCTATCTGTTCCGCGACGGGTCGATGATCGGCTTGAACAAAGATATTCTGTGTCAGTATGTGGAATACATCACCAATATCCGCATGCAGGCGGTGGGTCTCGATCTGCCCTTTACCACCCGCTCCAACCCGATTCCGTGGATTAACTCCTGGCTGGTGTCGGATAACGTTCAGGTGGCGCCGCAGGAGGTGGAAGTCAGCTCTTATCTGGTGGGGCAGATTGATGCCGAAGTTAATAGCGACGACCTCAGCGACTTCCAGCTGTAA
- the nrdA gene encoding class 1a ribonucleoside-diphosphate reductase subunit alpha: protein MNQSLLVTKRDGRKETINLDKIHRVIDWAAEGLENVSVSQVELRSHIQFYDGIKTADIHETIIKAAADLISREAPDYQYLAARLAVFHLRKKAYGRFEPPKLYDHVSRLVEMGKYDKHLLTDYSADEFEQMDGFIDHWRDMNFSYAAVKQLEGKYLAQNRVTGEIYESAQFLYMLVAACLFSGYPRATRLDYVKRFYDAVSTFKISLPTPIMSGVRTPTRQFSSCVLIECGDSLDSINATSSAIVKYVSQRAGIGINAGRIRALGSPIRGGEAFHTGCIPFYKHFQTAVKSCSQGGVRGGAATLFYPMWHLEVESLLVLKNNRGVEANRVRHMDYGVQLNKLMYQRLVKGEDITLFSPSDVPGLYDAFFADQDEFERLYTQYEQDSSIRQRRIKAVELFSLMMQERASTGRIYVQNVDHCNTHSPFDAAVAPIRQSNLCLEIALPTKPLEDVNDDSGEIALCTLSAFNLGAIDSLDDLGELATLAVRALDALLDYQDYPIPAAKRGAMGRRTLGVGVINFAYYLAKHGVRYSDGSANNLTHRTFEAIQYYLLKASNDLARERGACPWFNETTYAQGILPVDTYKKDLDSIVSEPLHYDWEALRADIKQHGLRNSTLSALMPSETSSQISNATNGIEPPRGLVSIKASKDGILRQVVPESIRLQEAYELLWEMPSNDGYLHLVGVMQKFVDQAISANTNYDPSRFPAGKVPMKQLLKDLLTAYKFGVKTLYYQNTRDGAEDAQEDMQSTQQDDCESGACKI from the coding sequence ATGAACCAGAGTCTGCTAGTCACCAAGCGCGACGGACGTAAAGAAACCATTAACCTCGATAAAATCCACCGGGTCATCGACTGGGCGGCCGAAGGGTTGGAAAACGTTTCCGTTTCCCAGGTGGAATTACGTTCCCATATCCAGTTCTACGACGGCATCAAAACCGCCGATATCCACGAAACCATTATCAAAGCCGCGGCGGATCTGATTTCGCGCGAGGCGCCCGACTACCAGTATCTCGCCGCCCGGCTGGCGGTGTTCCATTTGCGCAAAAAAGCCTACGGCCGATTTGAGCCGCCGAAACTCTACGATCACGTCTCGCGTCTGGTCGAGATGGGCAAATACGATAAACATTTGCTAACGGACTACAGCGCCGACGAATTCGAGCAGATGGACGGGTTTATCGATCACTGGCGCGATATGAACTTCTCCTATGCCGCCGTCAAACAGCTTGAAGGGAAGTATCTGGCGCAAAACCGGGTAACCGGCGAGATTTACGAGAGCGCGCAGTTTCTCTATATGCTGGTGGCCGCCTGCCTGTTTTCCGGCTACCCGCGCGCGACCCGCCTCGACTACGTCAAAAGGTTCTACGACGCGGTGTCGACGTTTAAAATTTCGCTGCCGACGCCGATTATGTCCGGCGTACGCACCCCGACCCGTCAGTTCAGTTCCTGCGTGCTCATTGAATGCGGCGATAGCCTCGACTCCATTAACGCCACCTCCAGCGCGATTGTGAAATACGTTTCCCAGCGTGCGGGGATTGGCATTAACGCCGGCCGCATCCGCGCGCTGGGCAGCCCGATCCGCGGCGGCGAGGCTTTCCACACCGGCTGTATTCCGTTTTATAAACATTTCCAGACCGCGGTCAAATCCTGCTCGCAGGGCGGCGTGCGCGGCGGCGCGGCCACTTTGTTCTACCCCATGTGGCATCTGGAAGTGGAAAGCCTGCTGGTGCTGAAAAACAACCGCGGCGTGGAAGCCAACCGGGTGCGCCATATGGATTACGGCGTCCAGCTTAACAAACTGATGTACCAGCGCCTGGTCAAGGGTGAGGACATTACGCTGTTTAGCCCCTCCGACGTCCCGGGGCTGTATGACGCCTTTTTCGCCGATCAGGATGAGTTCGAGCGGCTGTACACCCAGTATGAACAGGACAGCAGCATCCGTCAGCGCCGCATCAAGGCGGTGGAACTGTTCTCGCTGATGATGCAAGAGCGCGCTTCTACCGGCCGTATCTATGTGCAGAATGTGGATCATTGCAACACCCACAGCCCGTTCGACGCCGCGGTGGCGCCGATCCGCCAGTCCAACCTGTGCCTGGAAATCGCCCTGCCCACCAAGCCGCTTGAGGATGTTAATGACGACAGCGGCGAAATCGCCCTGTGTACTCTGTCGGCCTTCAACCTCGGGGCAATCGATAGCCTGGATGATTTGGGCGAACTGGCGACGCTCGCGGTGCGCGCCCTCGATGCGTTGCTCGACTATCAGGACTATCCGATCCCGGCGGCCAAGCGCGGCGCCATGGGTCGCCGCACCCTCGGCGTGGGGGTGATTAACTTTGCGTACTATCTGGCCAAGCATGGCGTACGCTACTCCGACGGCAGCGCCAATAACCTGACTCACCGTACGTTTGAAGCCATTCAGTACTACCTGTTAAAAGCCTCAAATGATCTGGCCCGTGAGCGCGGCGCCTGCCCGTGGTTTAATGAGACCACCTATGCGCAGGGTATCCTGCCCGTGGACACCTACAAAAAAGATCTCGACAGCATCGTCAGCGAACCGCTGCATTACGATTGGGAAGCGCTGCGCGCGGATATCAAGCAGCACGGCTTGCGTAACTCTACCCTGTCGGCGCTGATGCCCTCGGAAACGTCTTCGCAGATTTCCAACGCCACCAACGGTATCGAGCCGCCGCGCGGCCTGGTGAGCATTAAAGCCTCTAAAGACGGTATTCTGCGCCAGGTGGTGCCGGAGTCCATCCGTTTGCAGGAAGCCTATGAGCTGCTGTGGGAAATGCCGAGCAACGATGGTTATCTGCACTTGGTGGGCGTGATGCAGAAATTCGTCGATCAGGCCATCTCCGCCAATACCAATTATGACCCGTCCCGGTTCCCGGCCGGTAAAGTCCCGATGAAGCAGCTATTAAAGGATTTGCTGACCGCGTACAAGTTCGGGGTGAAGACTCTGTATTACCAGAATACCCGCGACGGGGCGGAAGACGCTCAGGAAGACATGCAGTCGACGCAGCAGGACGATTGCGAAAGCGGCGCCTGCAAGATTTGA
- the ubiG gene encoding bifunctional 2-polyprenyl-6-hydroxyphenol methylase/3-demethylubiquinol 3-O-methyltransferase UbiG: MTPEVSKEADHNAPPRQENVDPGEIAKFDAVAARWWDLDGEFKPLHRINPLRLDYILERAGGLFGKNVLDVGCGGGILAESMAREGAKVTGLDMGAEPLAVARLHALESGVALDYRQETVEAHAEAHPGAYDVVTCMEMLEHVPDPASIVRACARLVKPGGEVFFSTLNRNPKAWLMAIVGAEYVLRLVPRGTHDINKFIKPAELLGWVDDTPLREQHIIGLHYNPLRDRFYLGGNVDVNYMLHTRRQA, translated from the coding sequence ATGACCCCCGAAGTAAGTAAAGAAGCGGACCATAACGCCCCGCCCCGTCAGGAAAATGTCGATCCGGGCGAAATCGCCAAATTCGACGCCGTCGCCGCCCGCTGGTGGGATCTTGACGGCGAATTCAAGCCGCTGCACCGCATCAATCCCCTGCGCTTGGATTATATTCTCGAACGCGCCGGCGGGCTGTTTGGAAAAAACGTGCTGGACGTCGGCTGCGGGGGCGGCATTCTGGCGGAAAGCATGGCGCGCGAAGGGGCGAAGGTGACCGGTCTGGATATGGGCGCAGAACCGCTGGCGGTGGCCCGGCTGCACGCCCTGGAAAGCGGCGTGGCCCTGGATTATCGCCAAGAGACGGTCGAGGCGCACGCCGAGGCGCATCCCGGCGCCTATGATGTGGTGACCTGTATGGAAATGCTGGAGCATGTGCCGGATCCGGCGTCTATCGTCCGCGCCTGCGCGCGGTTGGTGAAACCGGGCGGCGAGGTGTTTTTTTCGACGCTGAACCGTAATCCGAAGGCCTGGCTTATGGCCATCGTCGGCGCCGAATATGTGCTGCGCCTGGTGCCGCGGGGTACGCACGATATCAATAAATTCATCAAACCCGCCGAGCTACTGGGTTGGGTGGACGACACCCCGCTGCGCGAGCAGCATATTATCGGTTTACATTACAATCCGCTGCGGGATCGTTTCTATTTGGGCGGTAACGTGGATGTGAATTATATGCTGCATACGCGCCGGCAAGCGTAA
- the gyrA gene encoding DNA topoisomerase (ATP-hydrolyzing) subunit A: MSDLAREITPVNIEEELKRSYLDYAMSVIVGRALPDVRDGLKPVHRRVLFAMSVLGNDWNKPYKKSARVVGDVIGKYHPHGDTAVYDTIVRMAQPFSLRYMLVDGQGNFGSVDGDSAAAMRYTEVRMAKIAHELLADLEKETVDYVPNYDGTEQIPDVMPTRIPNLLVNGSSGIAVGMATNIPPHNLAEVIDGCLAYIDDENISVEGLMEHIPGPDFPTAAIINGRRGIEEAYRTGRGKIYIRARAEVETDGKTGRETIIVHEIPYQVNKARLIEKIAELVKEKRVEGISGLRDESDKDGMRIVIEIKRDAVGEVVLNNLYSLTQLQVSFGINMVALHQGQPKILPLKDILSAFVRHRREVVTRRTIFELRKARERAHILEALAVALANIDPIIELIRQAPTPAEAKAALVARSWALGTVSAMLERAGDDAARPEWLEPQYGIRDGQYYLTEQQAQAILDLRLQKLTGLEHEKLLDEYKELLTQIAELIRILQNPDRLMEVIREELVAIKEQYSDPRRTEITANTSDINIEDLINQEDVVVTLSHQGYVKYQPLTDYEAQRRGGKGKSAASIKEEDFIDRLLVANTHDTILLFSSRGRMYWMKVYQLPEASRGARGRPIVNLLPLESNERITAILPVRDYEEGRHVFMATASGTVKKTSLIEFSRPRSAGIIAVNLNDGDELIGVDLTDGSNEVMLFSAYGKVVRFPENQVRSMGRTATGVRGINLADGDRVVSLIVPRGEGPILTVTQHGYGKRTAQAEYPTKSRATQGVISIKVSERNGEVVGAVQVDDCDQIMMITDAGTLVRTRVSEVSIVGRNTQGVTLIRTAQDEHVVGLQRVAEPVDDEDLDSVAIPDAAPEDDLMDADEADDGVSDDDDVDGERE; the protein is encoded by the coding sequence ATGAGCGACCTTGCCAGAGAAATTACACCGGTCAATATCGAAGAAGAGCTGAAACGTTCTTATCTGGATTACGCCATGTCCGTCATCGTCGGACGCGCGTTGCCGGATGTGCGGGACGGACTCAAACCCGTACACCGTCGCGTGCTGTTTGCGATGAGCGTGCTCGGTAATGACTGGAATAAACCTTATAAAAAATCGGCGCGCGTTGTCGGCGACGTCATCGGTAAATATCACCCCCACGGGGATACCGCTGTCTACGACACCATCGTGCGTATGGCACAGCCGTTCTCGCTGCGTTACATGTTGGTGGATGGCCAGGGCAACTTTGGTTCCGTTGACGGCGACTCCGCCGCGGCGATGCGTTATACCGAAGTGCGCATGGCGAAAATTGCTCACGAATTGCTGGCGGATCTGGAAAAAGAGACCGTCGATTACGTGCCCAACTATGACGGCACCGAGCAAATTCCCGATGTCATGCCCACCAGGATCCCCAACCTGCTGGTCAACGGCTCTTCCGGCATCGCGGTGGGGATGGCCACCAACATTCCGCCGCACAACCTCGCGGAAGTCATCGACGGCTGCCTGGCCTATATCGACGATGAGAACATCAGCGTCGAGGGCCTGATGGAGCATATCCCCGGTCCCGATTTTCCCACCGCCGCCATCATCAATGGCCGGCGCGGCATCGAAGAGGCATACCGCACCGGGCGCGGCAAAATCTACATCCGCGCGCGCGCCGAGGTAGAAACGGACGGCAAAACCGGCCGCGAAACCATCATCGTGCATGAAATTCCCTATCAGGTGAATAAAGCGCGCCTGATTGAGAAAATCGCCGAGCTGGTCAAAGAAAAGCGCGTCGAGGGCATCAGCGGCCTGCGCGATGAATCCGACAAAGACGGTATGCGCATCGTCATTGAAATCAAACGTGACGCGGTTGGGGAGGTGGTGCTTAACAATCTGTACTCCCTGACCCAACTGCAGGTGTCGTTCGGTATCAATATGGTGGCGCTGCATCAGGGGCAGCCGAAAATCCTGCCGCTGAAGGACATTTTATCCGCCTTTGTGCGCCATCGCCGTGAAGTGGTGACCCGCCGCACTATTTTTGAGCTGCGCAAGGCCCGCGAGCGTGCCCATATACTGGAAGCGCTGGCGGTGGCGCTGGCGAACATCGACCCGATTATCGAACTGATCCGCCAGGCGCCGACGCCGGCGGAAGCGAAAGCCGCCCTGGTGGCGCGTTCGTGGGCGCTGGGCACCGTCTCCGCCATGCTGGAGCGCGCCGGCGACGACGCCGCCCGGCCCGAGTGGCTGGAGCCGCAGTACGGCATTCGCGACGGCCAATATTATCTGACCGAGCAGCAGGCCCAGGCGATTTTGGATCTGCGACTGCAAAAACTGACCGGTCTGGAACACGAAAAACTGCTTGATGAATATAAGGAGCTGCTGACCCAGATAGCGGAACTTATCCGCATCCTGCAGAATCCGGACCGCCTGATGGAAGTGATCCGCGAAGAGCTTGTCGCCATTAAAGAGCAGTATAGCGATCCGCGCCGCACCGAGATTACCGCCAATACTTCGGATATCAATATCGAAGACCTGATTAATCAGGAAGATGTGGTCGTCACTCTGTCTCATCAGGGTTACGTGAAGTATCAGCCGTTGACGGACTATGAAGCGCAGCGCCGCGGCGGAAAAGGCAAGTCGGCGGCCAGCATCAAGGAAGAGGACTTTATCGACCGGCTGCTGGTGGCGAACACCCACGACACCATCTTGCTGTTCTCCAGCCGGGGACGGATGTATTGGATGAAGGTCTATCAGTTGCCGGAAGCCAGCCGCGGCGCCCGCGGCCGGCCGATAGTCAATCTGCTGCCGCTGGAGTCCAACGAACGTATCACCGCCATTTTGCCGGTGCGTGATTATGAAGAAGGACGCCACGTCTTTATGGCGACCGCCAGCGGCACCGTGAAGAAAACCTCGCTTATCGAGTTCAGCCGCCCGCGCAGCGCCGGGATTATCGCCGTTAATCTTAACGATGGCGATGAGCTGATCGGGGTGGATCTGACCGACGGCAGCAACGAAGTCATGCTGTTCTCCGCCTATGGCAAAGTGGTGCGTTTCCCGGAAAATCAGGTGCGCAGCATGGGGCGGACCGCGACCGGCGTCCGGGGGATCAATCTGGCGGACGGCGACCGGGTGGTGTCCCTGATCGTGCCGCGCGGCGAGGGGCCAATATTGACGGTCACCCAGCACGGCTATGGCAAGCGTACCGCGCAGGCCGAATACCCGACCAAGTCCCGCGCGACCCAAGGCGTTATCTCCATTAAGGTGAGCGAACGCAACGGCGAAGTGGTGGGGGCGGTGCAGGTGGATGACTGCGACCAGATCATGATGATAACGGACGCCGGCACGCTGGTGCGCACGCGGGTTTCCGAGGTGAGCATCGTCGGGCGCAACACCCAGGGCGTGACGCTTATCCGCACCGCGCAGGATGAGCACGTGGTGGGGCTGCAGCGCGTCGCCGAGCCGGTGGACGATGAGGATTTGGATTCGGTGGCGATCCCGGATGCGGCGCCTGAAGACGACCTCATGGATGCCGATGAAGCGGATGACGGCGTAAGCGATGACGATGATGTCGACGGTGAACGCGAATAA